A region from the Lolium perenne isolate Kyuss_39 chromosome 4, Kyuss_2.0, whole genome shotgun sequence genome encodes:
- the LOC127291827 gene encoding uncharacterized protein, with the protein MGIPSERARAKSDRPSAETNGSSGKGIPSTAFGSPPRPLVSHHHHRSPPANEMLAASLKPPPFPSTALAPAPATTSFAALRLPRGGRLHLSAAATAESADAAVSQENAASVSAAFDEARVAQFAADWQAVRADKAQGKILTLPVLRSNTGGVILKYSTMQGFVPNPLLSPAHWCKDPKRPIQEVTKDLVGSSISVKVVEANEGEKKLVFSEKDASWSTYASQVKIGDTYDGIVGSVFHYGAFVHLRFPDGNYHLTGLVHISEVSWDLVQDVQDFLSEGDTVKVIVVNVDMEKSRIGLSIRQLEEDPLLETLDKIIPLDPDLSPDAETTSSPAEIELLPGLEGICNELLQEDGITDVKFGRQALEKRVVSQDLELWLSSVPAKDNQYKLLARAGRQVQEVYLTTSLDQEGVKKAVQRVLGRVP; encoded by the exons ATGGGGATTCCGAGCGAACGCGCCAGGGCGAAATCCGACCGTCCATCCGCGGAAACCAACGGATCAAGCGGCAAGGGAATCCCCTCCACTGCGTTTGGTTCCCCTCCACGGCCACTCGTttctcaccaccaccaccgctcacCGCCGGCGAACGAAAtgctggccgcgtccctcaagcCGCCGCCCTTCCCCTCGACCGCCCTCGCTCCCGCACCGGCCACCACCTCCTTCGCCGCCCTGCGTCTCCCCCGCGGCGGCCGCCTCCACCTctccgccgccgcgaccgccgagAGCGCGGACGCCGCCGTCAGCCAGGAGAACGCCGCGTCCGTGTCCGCCGCGTTCGATGAGGCGCGCGTGGCCCAG TTCGCGGCGGACTGGCAAGCCGTGCGCGCGGACAAGGCGCAGGGGAAGATCCTCACGCTGCCCGTGCTGCGGTCCAACACCGGCGGGGTGATCCTCAAGTACAGCACCATGCAGGGGTTCGTGCCCAACCCGCTCCTCAGCCCTGCGCATTGGTGCAAAG ACCCCAAAAGGCCCATTCAAGAAGTCACAAAGGACCTAGTAGGTTCATCCATCTCTGTCAAG GTAGTAGAAGCGAATGAGGGGGAAAAGAAGCTTGTCTTCTCTGAGAAGGATGCCAGTTGGTCAACGTATGCTTCTCAAGTCAAGATTGGTGACACCTATGATGGAATTGTCGGTTCAGTGTTCCATTACGGCGCATTTGttcacctgcgatttcctgatg GAAATTACCATCTTACTGGTCTCGTACATATCTCTGAGGTCTCTTGGGATCTTGTCCAAGATGTTCAAGATTTTCTAAGCGAAGGCGATACGGTCAAGGTCATAGTGGTGAATGTTGATAT GGAGAAGTCAAGGATAGGTTTATCAATCAGGCAATTGGAGGAAGATCCTCTACTGGAGACATTGGACAAAATTATTCCTTTG GATCCCGATCTATCACCAGATGCTGAAACCACGTCTTCTCCTGCAGAAATTGAACTTCTTCCAGGACTCGAGGGCATATGCAATGAACTATTACAAGAGGATGG TATAACAGATGTAAAGTTCGGGCGCCAGGCATTGGAGAAACGTGTGGTTTCACAAGATTTAGAGCTTTGGCTTTCTAGT GTCCCAGCTAAGGACAACCAGTACAAGCTTCTTGCTCGAGCTGGAAGACAG GTCCAAGAAGTATACCTGACGACGAGCCTAGACCAGGAGGGCGTAAAGAAGGCGGTACAAAGAGTACTAGGCCGCGTCCCTTGA
- the LOC127291828 gene encoding uncharacterized protein, whose product MFHGGSGGGGVGRTCMSLPLGKYLRRALRGSGGRGKPRLKDKEYMRQRSLSSLSSVELNLNLVTSSTSSSSTAPASWSAGSPSVVRVVLWSGLVEVYTGVVLACTVIRRHPPGLCLAHTDVFRNPHRATLRPLEPLFPGQKFFLLPETTVRKLQRDIPLDVPFPDKHIRGAAEEEEVAGEAVARAAPERCCANDFYVNRERWAESQFKSMVEHGLAADQSSSSSRWSAADKRNIRRMMKTKSPRRDLLGSGAMPLPLTSRAWEPSLPAVQEEAAPSSPELHTATTSPALDQATRTDGESSS is encoded by the coding sequence ATGTTCCACGGcggtagcggcggcggcggcgtggggagGACCTGCATGTCGCTCCCGCTCGGCAAGTACCTCCGCCGCGCGCTGCGCGGCAGCGGCGGCCGGGGCAAGCCTCGCCTCAAGGACAAGGAGTACATGAGGCAGCGGTCGCTGTCGTCGTTGTCGTCGGTGGAGCTCAACCTCAACCTCGTCACCAGCTCAACCTCCTCGTCATCAACCGCGCCGGCGTCCTGGTCGGCGGGGTCGCCGTCGGTGGTGCGCGTGGTGCTCTGGAGCGGCCTCGTGGAGGTGTACACGGGCGTGGTGCTCGCCTGCACGGTCATCCGGCGCCACCCGCCGGGCCTCTGCCTCGCGCACACCGACGTCTTCCGCAACCCGCACCGCGCCACGCTCAGGCCGCTGGAGCCGCTGTTCCCGGGCCAGAAGTTCTTCCTCCTGCCGGAGACCACCGTGCGCAAGCTCCAGCGCGACATCCCCCTCGACGTCCCGTTTCCCGACAAGCACATCCGTGGCGCCGCCGAGGAGGAagaggtggccggcgaggcggtggcCAGGGCGGCGCCGGAGAGGTGCTGCGCGAACGACTTCTACGTGAACAGGGAGAGGTGGGCCGAGTCGCAGTTCAAGAGCATGGTTGAGCACGGGCTCGCCGCCGaccagtcgtcgtcgtcgtcgcggtGGAGCGCAGCCGATAAGAGGAACATTAGGAGGATGATGAAGACGAAGTCACCTCGGAGGGACCTGCTGGGCAGCGGCGCCATGCCGCTGCCGCTCACGTCGAGGGCGTGGGAGCCCAGCCTGCCGGCCGTGCAGGAGGAGGCAGCGCCGTCGTCGCCTGAGCTCCACACCGCCACCACCTCACCGGCGCTAGACCAGGCCACCAGGACCGATGGCGAGTCGTCGTCGTGA